In the Marinobacter sp. Arc7-DN-1 genome, CTTCCCGATTTTCGGTGATACCACCAAGCGATTCGCCGAAACGGTCGAGAAGATGTCCGACGGACGCCTGAAGGTCCGTATCGATTCCGCCAATAAACACAAAGCCCCGCTGGGCGTGTTTGACATGGTCAAGGCCGGCCAGTACGACATGGGCCACTCCGCCTCCTACTACTGGAAGGGCAAGGTTCCCGAGACGCTGTTCTTCACCAGCATGCCATTTGGCATGAATGCCATGGAACAGTACGCCTGGTTCTACCACGGCGGCGGCATGGAGCTGATGCAGGAAGTGTATGAGCCCCACAACATGCTGTCGTTCCCGGGCGGTAACACCGGCGTGCAGATGGGCGGCTGGTTCCGCAAGGAGATCAAATCCCTGGAAGATCTGCAGGGCCTGAAAATGCGCATCCCCGGCTTCGCCGGCGAAGTGTTTGCCGAAGTAGGCGTCAACCCGACCAACATCGCGCCGGGCGAGCTCTATACCGCTCTTGAACGCAACACGATCGATGCGGTCGAGTGGGTAGGTCCGGCCCTGGATCTGCGCCTTGGCTTCCAGCAGATTGCCGACTACTACTACACCGGCTGGCACGAGCCGGCCACCGAGCTTCAGTTCCTGGTCAACAAGCGGGTCTGGGAAAAGCTGCCGGCGGACCTGCGGGAAATCATGCGTGTCGCCATGCGCACAGCTTCCTATGACATGCTGGTACAGTCTCAGCACGCTAACGCCGAGGCCTGGGCCAACATTCGCGAGGAGTACCCGAATGTTCAGATCAAGCGGTTCCCGGATGACATCTTCCAGGCCATGTACGCGGCCAACAACAAGCTGCTGAAAGAAGCAGCAGCTGAAAGCGACATGGCAGCCAGGATCATTGAGTCCCAGGCCAGCTACCAGAAACAGAGCCGTGCTTACACAGATATTTCCGAGCGCGCATACCTCAACA is a window encoding:
- a CDS encoding TRAP transporter substrate-binding protein, whose protein sequence is MKIRSVLSAAVLAVATTFAATQALAQETFTLRLAETWGPNFPIFGDTTKRFAETVEKMSDGRLKVRIDSANKHKAPLGVFDMVKAGQYDMGHSASYYWKGKVPETLFFTSMPFGMNAMEQYAWFYHGGGMELMQEVYEPHNMLSFPGGNTGVQMGGWFRKEIKSLEDLQGLKMRIPGFAGEVFAEVGVNPTNIAPGELYTALERNTIDAVEWVGPALDLRLGFQQIADYYYTGWHEPATELQFLVNKRVWEKLPADLREIMRVAMRTASYDMLVQSQHANAEAWANIREEYPNVQIKRFPDDIFQAMYAANNKLLKEAAAESDMAARIIESQASYQKQSRAYTDISERAYLNTMAEVE